Genomic DNA from Paenibacillus sp. KS-LC4:
GTTATCGTCGATCAAGCAGAAGACGTGTCGAGCACGGTAAAAACATTTTTGCGCATTATGATGCGGCGCAAGCGGCTTTCTGCCTATTTGCATATTATATTGCTAGGCGATCGCCCCTTGGAGCAGGATTTGGAGGCGGCAAGCACAGTAGTGACCATGAGTCGTCTTGCGCGCAGCGAATATGCTGATTTTCTTCAAATGATTCCAGACCTTCCCAAGCTGGCTCCCAAGCAAGTGGATCAGCTATTTGCGATGTCTGACGGCAATCCGGTTAAGCTGTTCTGTCTGCTCGCCGGCAAAGCGGCGGGGCTTGAGCTAAATAACTATTTATCGTTTGAAACGGGCATTGATTTTTATTTGAATTTGAAAGGTGAAAAATTCCGCTCGGCTTTGCTTCGCGAATACATAGAGGGACATTGCTCCTCTGACGATCCGACGATGATCCGCAATTATACGACGTTTCACCCTGAGGTTCGCGATCGCTACCACCGGGAGCACCTAGTCAAGCTTGCACAGGATGAAGCAGGAGAATGGCTGCTGCATCCCGTCCATGGGCTGGCGCTAACTAGCCAAAGCGAGCAATTAGCCGCGCTTACGCCATTATCCATTAAGCTACAGGAAATCGGTTTATATGATACCTGGTTCGAAATGTTTTCTTCCTACTATACATCCTCGCATTTAAGAGTGTTGCCAGATGGCGATCAGCCTTACAATGCTGTATTTATCCGAATGTCCTTTATTTTATATTCCTTGGGCCTAGCGAAGCTGTCGATCCCTTATTTGGAGTTTTTCTACCAGCAGTTTCCGGAAAGCCTTTCGATTCCTATGATTTTATATTCGCAAAGCATGACTTATGGACGATATCAAACGCCTGTAAACTTGCCGAAGGCGGAGCAATATGCGCTGCTTAACCTTGAGAAAATCGACAGCCTGTTTCACGACCATCCTAAATATGAGTATATTAAAGTATTTGCGGAAAATGCGCTCGCCTACATTCGAGCCCGCCAAGGCCGACTAGATGAGGCGATTCAATTGTGTACGCAAGGGCTGGACAAAATGAAACGTATTTACGGCAGTGAGCGTTATGCGCTTCATCAGTCGATCCTTGTCTATAATACGGGGCAGATTTATGAAATTTTGGGAGATTTCCCAAAAGCCTTCGAGACCTATAAGCAAGCCATAGAGCTTGATCCAAACTATGGCGAATATTATAACGATATGGCCAATTTGCTGAAAAAATTCGACCATAACGAGGAAGCGCTCAGCTATTATGAGCAAGCCATCCAGTTATGTCCGCCCTACTATGAGGCGCATATCAATCGGGCCGATCTCTATGAGAAGCTGGGCCGCAGCGAGGCGGCTGAAGCGGATTATCTCCGCGCCTTGGAGCTGAAGACGGACGCTGTCCCTGCTTATATGGGGCTTGGTCTCCTTTATTATCAGGAGGGAAAACATCAGGAGGCGCTGGAGATGTTTAATCAGGCCATCTATCATCAGCCGGAAGACGCTCAGGCCTATAACAATCGCTCTCTCGTCTATCAAGAGCTGAATCAGGCTGACGCTGCGCGCGCGGACTTGGATCAGGCTTTGGCCAGCAATCCAAGACTGAGCGAGGCGTTAAACAATCGGGCGATATTAGCCTACCAAAACGAGCAGTATGACGCATGTCTACAGGATCTGCTTCAAGCTATCGAATTGCAGAAGAGCGAGGAGTATTATATCAATTTAAGCATGCTCTATCGTAAATTAGGACAGCTGAAGGAAGCCTTCAACCAGTTGCAGGCAGCCAAGGAGCATTTTGGCTCATCGGAACAGCTCCATACGTTAATGGTGGAAATCGAAAAGGAACTGGCTTCATAAAATCGGAGGGGAACTAGGTGAAACATGTACCGCAAGCAGCATCGCAAAGGGCTATTCGGCTTCGCGACTTATGGCCCTTATTCGCCGCTTACGCCGTAAGTCAGCTAGGAGGCTGGGTGTTCCGCGCAGGAGCGGTGTATGACATTTTCGACAAACAGGGCGGGGAAGGCTCTGTGCTGGGATGGACGCTGCTATGCGTCTATATTCCGATATTGGTAGGGGGAAAGTGGCTGGCGCCTTTGTCGGATAAATACAATAGTATCTATGTCATGATTGCGCTGGACGTGCTCTGCACGCTGATTCTGCTGCCTGTCCTATTCGGTTCAGACATGATCAGCTTGGGAAATGTACTTATGGCGCTGCTCGTCATTGTAGGACTGAGCTTGGCAACGCCTGTATTTACCGCAGCTCAATCGAGCCTGATCCGCAAGCGCGTTGCGCCGGAGCAAGTAACGACAGCGATGTCTGTTCTATCGAATATAACGTGGGCGACAAATGTGCTGGGTACGGTAGGCGGCTCCCTGCTGCTGCTATTGCTGAGCTTTAAGAGCATCATTTTAATAAATTTGCTTTCCTTTGTTTTTTCTGGAGCTTTGTTATTTATGTTTTTACAACGCAGGCCGTTGTTTGACACCGCAGCTCCGCAGAAGACGGCAACTGCTGCTGAATCGGCTCCGGCTGCGGAGGCGCGAGCGAAGAAAATCAAATGGGTGCTTTTATCGTCCATTTTCTTTTTAAATTTAGGGGCAGGCGTCATTAATCTTTTCCCGGCAGTTGCGGCGCGCGATATTTATCAAAGCCACCAAATCGGGCTTAGCTACTTTTATTTGGGCAATGGCATCGGCGGATTTGTAGGTACGCTATTAATCGTCAGGCTGCGAAAGCATATTAGCGAGGTTCCGCTGTTGATGACCTCAAGCCTCGCTATTGGCCTATTGCTGCTGTCAATGAGCTGGTTTCCGAGCGCGATGTTCTCTATCCTTATTAGCTCTTTGATGCTTATGATCGGTCAGGTCTTTGGCGTTATTGCCCATACGTATTTATTGACCTCCCATGCGCCGGAGCAGGCGGGAAGAACGTCCGGGTTGTTTATGTTCGCCACGTTTCTGGGCGTAGCGGTAAATGCGGGGCTATTTTCACTCTTTTTCTCCAAGGTGGAGGTAAGCAGCTTTTCAATTTTTATGCAATTTTGCGGG
This window encodes:
- a CDS encoding tetratricopeptide repeat protein, giving the protein MITNALRIRPAWFPKLEHAWQHRLEGSSSFIMVYGESGLGKKDTVRAWAEQVATNETIVASHGSQLTHGYFAAFAPFLDIVLPDAHRAVPELIHRHEQTLKRLFPFLPAAYFKYAKDLTNTATQDERTRFYHHEYQEKLLHGVYEFLLEYCQLQNRRFIVIVDQAEDVSSTVKTFLRIMMRRKRLSAYLHIILLGDRPLEQDLEAASTVVTMSRLARSEYADFLQMIPDLPKLAPKQVDQLFAMSDGNPVKLFCLLAGKAAGLELNNYLSFETGIDFYLNLKGEKFRSALLREYIEGHCSSDDPTMIRNYTTFHPEVRDRYHREHLVKLAQDEAGEWLLHPVHGLALTSQSEQLAALTPLSIKLQEIGLYDTWFEMFSSYYTSSHLRVLPDGDQPYNAVFIRMSFILYSLGLAKLSIPYLEFFYQQFPESLSIPMILYSQSMTYGRYQTPVNLPKAEQYALLNLEKIDSLFHDHPKYEYIKVFAENALAYIRARQGRLDEAIQLCTQGLDKMKRIYGSERYALHQSILVYNTGQIYEILGDFPKAFETYKQAIELDPNYGEYYNDMANLLKKFDHNEEALSYYEQAIQLCPPYYEAHINRADLYEKLGRSEAAEADYLRALELKTDAVPAYMGLGLLYYQEGKHQEALEMFNQAIYHQPEDAQAYNNRSLVYQELNQADAARADLDQALASNPRLSEALNNRAILAYQNEQYDACLQDLLQAIELQKSEEYYINLSMLYRKLGQLKEAFNQLQAAKEHFGSSEQLHTLMVEIEKELAS
- a CDS encoding MFS transporter, whose protein sequence is MKHVPQAASQRAIRLRDLWPLFAAYAVSQLGGWVFRAGAVYDIFDKQGGEGSVLGWTLLCVYIPILVGGKWLAPLSDKYNSIYVMIALDVLCTLILLPVLFGSDMISLGNVLMALLVIVGLSLATPVFTAAQSSLIRKRVAPEQVTTAMSVLSNITWATNVLGTVGGSLLLLLLSFKSIILINLLSFVFSGALLFMFLQRRPLFDTAAPQKTATAAESAPAAEARAKKIKWVLLSSIFFLNLGAGVINLFPAVAARDIYQSHQIGLSYFYLGNGIGGFVGTLLIVRLRKHISEVPLLMTSSLAIGLLLLSMSWFPSAMFSILISSLMLMIGQVFGVIAHTYLLTSHAPEQAGRTSGLFMFATFLGVAVNAGLFSLFFSKVEVSSFSIFMQFCGACSLMAFVILAVHAYRKRGDFNHKSRSHGAGEQQGNKAAH